A genomic window from Triticum urartu cultivar G1812 chromosome 7, Tu2.1, whole genome shotgun sequence includes:
- the LOC125525695 gene encoding uncharacterized protein LOC125525695: protein MADNTGREGEEALFEIIHSPNSPDDLNEANDGSQYLNNTGEGDDKIFDLDDRADEVMNYDYDYDDADNDYDDEYNVDLEITKTTGEPSGSSKSASTDSRTKRGPGKKLKKGVKYNIDSIKASGEPLTPKNIANNFVRQCGVLVKDQLPISIQEWKEPKTKRLDVTWVDDRGKQKLWESLMEHFTLPDYFTDADVQKVKDAALKKMAIAFNTHKKTVWANYLAAERKTPEFKGTLEKQREHWPAFVKFKESELSKERSRKNKANAAKKTQFHRLGLGGYAVAMPKWDKSEQEMEDAGVTPVTRSWPPRCRTWFYAHGGALDLKTGLVSKKASLKGAEQKLLDAIEDARKGVFTPNRENDELTRALGNPEHPGRT from the exons atggcggacaataccggcagagagggagaagaggccctgttcgaGATCATACACAGCCCTAACAGCCCAGATGATCTGAATGAAGCAAATGACGGCTCCCAATATCTGAACAATACCGGGGAGGGTGATGATAAGATATTCGATCTCGACGACCGAgctgatgaagtcatgaactatgattatgattatgatgACGCAGACAATGATTATGATGACGAATACaatgttgatcttgaaataacaaagactaccggcgag ccctccggatcgagcaaatctgcTTCTACAGACAGCAGGACAAAGCGCGGCCCAGGCAAAAAGTTGAAGAAGGGTGTAAAGTACAACATCGATTCCATCAAAGCTAGTGGCGAACCCCTCACGCCTAAGAACATTGCGAACAatttcgttcgtcagtgcggagttcttgtgaaggaccaactcccgatctccatTCAAGAATGGAAAGAGCCAAAAACTAAACGCCTAGATGTTACTTGGGTCGACGACAGAGGAAAACAAAAGCTTTGGGAATCTCtgatggaacatttcaccctaccagattaTTTCACTGatgcagatgtgcagaaagtcaaggacgctgctcttaagaagatggcaatTGCATTCAACACCCACAAGAAAACTGTATGGGCCAACTACCTCGCTGCAGAAAGGAAGACTCCAGAATTCAAGGGAACACTGGAGAAGCAAAGAGAACACTGGCCCgctttcgtgaaattcaaggaatcagaattatctaaggaacggtcgagaaaaaacaaggccaatgccgcaaaaaagacGCAGTTCCATAGGCTGGGTctaggtggctacgcggtggcaatgcctaagtgggataagtctgagcaagagatggaggatgcaggggtcactccggttactaggagctggccccctaggtgcagaacttggttctatgcgcatgggggggcgTTGGACCTGAAGACAGGCCTGGTTTCGAAGAAGGCAAGTCTAAAAGGAGCAGAACAAAAGTTACTTGACGCAATAGAAGATGCTCGAAAGGGGGTGTTCacgcccaacagagag